Proteins encoded within one genomic window of Humulus lupulus chromosome 1, drHumLupu1.1, whole genome shotgun sequence:
- the LOC133785985 gene encoding uncharacterized protein LOC133785985: protein MAVSNLQRLSAQIHRLPALSFYSKSLISRSSVTSTSPPPPSPSSSSSKKVSDRIVKLFAIDLDGKKREIVGLTGHTLLKTLANAGMIDPASHRLEDIDACSAECEVNVAQEWLDRLPARSYDEEYILKRNSRARVLNKHSRLGCQVVLTPDLQGMVVAVPEAKPWDIP from the coding sequence ATGGCCGTCTCGAACCTACAGAGACTCTCCGCCCAAATCCACCGTCTTCCTGCGCTTTCATTCTATTCAAAGTCTCTAATTTCGAGATCTTCGGTCACCTCAACCTCACCCCCACCCCCATCGCCATCTTCGTCTTCCTCAAAAAAAGTTTCTGATCGTATTGTGAAGCTCTTCGCAATCGATCTGGATGGGAAGAAGCGGGAGATCGTTGGCTTGACCGGTCACACTCTTCTTAAGACCCTGGCCAACGCCGGTATGATCGACCCGGCCTCCCACCGGCTCGAGGATATCGACGCTTGCTCCGCCGAATGCGAGGTCAACGTTGCCCAGGAATGGCTCGACAGGCTTCCGGCGCGCTCTTACGACGAGGAGTACATTCTCAAGAGGAACTCAAGAGCTAGAGTTCTCAACAAGCACTCCAGGCTCGGCTGCCAGGTCGTCCTCACGCCTGACCTCCAAGGTATGGTCGTCGCCGTCCCCGAGGCTAAACCCTGGGATATCCCATAA
- the LOC133785977 gene encoding small ribosomal subunit protein eS30z/eS30y/eS30x-like codes for MGKVHGSLARAGKVRGQTPKVAKQDKKKKPRGRAHKRMQYNRRFVTAVIGFGKKRGPNSSEK; via the coding sequence ATGGGTAAGGTTCACGGATCTTTGGCTCGTGCTGGTAAGGTGAGAGGGCAAACCCCTAAAGTTGCCAAGCAGGACAAGAAGAAGAAGCCCAGAGGACGTGCTCACAAGCGCATGCAATACAACCGCCGATTCGTCACTGCCGTGATTGGCTTTGGCAAGAAGAGGGGACCCAATTCTTCCGAGAAGTAA